In Deinococcus puniceus, one genomic interval encodes:
- a CDS encoding FAD-dependent oxidoreductase yields MGAKSAAGSTGRIVIIGGVAAGMSAASRAKRFDPGAEVVVFERGDYISYGACGLPYVIGGEVEDFDDLIARTPERMRGQGIGIRTGHEVTGVDAKAGTVTVLDRAAGRTTTEPFDRLLIATGVRAVRPDWAHTTLSGVHVLRDIPDGQAIEASLQGKDGKAPKRACIVGGGYIGLEMAEALHARGLNVVLLEKGPEVAGRMLDTQLQRRVRAELEAKGVDVRCGTAVEGLTGEGHVTGVQTSKGLVRADLVIVAVGVKPNTELVKAAGARLGKTGAVAVNIRQETSVPGIYAAGDNSESLHRVTRRKVHIPLGLTANRMGRVAGVNMAGGDATFPGIVGTAIFKVFELGAARTGLTQAEADALGLKAVSVDVDSTDHAGYYGDSRPIHVRLTAEVGSGRLLGVQLVSPRHISVKRVDVVAALLHRRSTVQHLFDTDLAYAPPFSGVWDVLLVAADKLNRKIKTA; encoded by the coding sequence ATGGGCGCAAAATCAGCGGCGGGCAGCACGGGCAGAATCGTGATCATCGGCGGCGTGGCGGCGGGCATGAGTGCAGCCAGCCGCGCCAAACGCTTCGATCCGGGAGCGGAAGTGGTGGTCTTCGAGCGCGGCGACTACATCAGCTACGGCGCGTGCGGCCTGCCGTATGTGATCGGCGGAGAAGTTGAGGACTTTGACGACTTGATCGCCCGGACGCCGGAACGGATGCGCGGCCAAGGCATCGGCATTCGCACCGGGCATGAAGTGACGGGCGTGGACGCGAAAGCTGGCACCGTGACCGTGCTAGACCGCGCCGCCGGACGCACCACCACGGAACCCTTTGACCGCCTCTTGATCGCCACCGGAGTCCGCGCCGTGCGCCCCGACTGGGCACACACCACGTTAAGCGGCGTGCATGTGCTGCGCGACATTCCAGACGGACAGGCGATAGAGGCCAGTTTGCAGGGAAAGGACGGCAAAGCGCCCAAACGCGCCTGCATCGTCGGCGGCGGCTATATCGGGCTGGAGATGGCCGAAGCCCTGCACGCACGCGGCCTGAATGTGGTGCTGCTGGAAAAGGGGCCGGAAGTGGCGGGGCGAATGCTGGATACCCAGTTGCAACGCCGCGTGCGGGCAGAGTTGGAAGCTAAGGGCGTGGATGTGCGCTGTGGGACGGCAGTGGAGGGCCTGACCGGAGAAGGACACGTGACGGGTGTGCAGACCTCGAAGGGATTGGTGCGGGCTGATCTGGTGATCGTGGCAGTCGGTGTGAAACCCAATACGGAACTGGTAAAAGCGGCGGGCGCACGACTCGGCAAAACCGGCGCGGTGGCGGTGAATATTCGGCAGGAAACCAGCGTTCCGGGCATCTACGCGGCGGGCGACAACTCCGAAAGCCTGCACCGGGTCACGCGGCGCAAGGTGCATATTCCGCTGGGCCTCACCGCCAACCGCATGGGCCGCGTGGCAGGCGTGAATATGGCAGGCGGAGACGCCACTTTTCCCGGCATCGTGGGCACGGCCATTTTCAAAGTCTTCGAGTTGGGCGCGGCCCGCACTGGCTTAACACAGGCCGAAGCCGATGCGCTGGGATTGAAGGCCGTGAGTGTAGATGTAGACAGCACCGACCACGCCGGGTATTACGGCGATTCGCGCCCGATTCATGTGCGCCTGACCGCCGAAGTGGGCAGTGGTCGACTGCTAGGCGTGCAACTGGTCAGCCCGCGCCACATCAGCGTGAAGCGGGTAGACGTGGTGGCCGCCCTGCTGCACCGCCGCAGCACCGTTCAGCATCTCTTTGATACCGACCTTGCCTACGCCCCGCCCTTTTCTGGTGTGTGGGACGTCTTGCTGGTGGCCGCCGACAAATTGAACCGCAAGATCAAAACGGCTTAG
- a CDS encoding aminotransferase class V-fold PLP-dependent enzyme, translated as MTDTAARPGLTTADLPAYIPLNRERLIAPGPVEVDPRVLLELAQPQMHHRAAAGIEKLMEARAKLTQLLGDPYDAVITTSSGTGAFEGALVSLVPEGAKVVNAQAGKFSERWGEMAGRLGYDAQIVGKPWGEVLDPEEVADAAKDAHTLLITHSETSTGALHDLAAISQAARAGNPDLIIIADCITSYGVAELRPAAWGVDVIVSGSQKGTATPPGLGFVLFSPEVQTRLIKNTPRGFYLDMHRELTGQKAGSTPQTPAINLIYALSLSLERLLCVPLDVLWAEKRRQADALIAAGTALGAPAWAARTSPAVAVLTPPAGITGRQVSARLAEMGQRALPGQAPHEDTVFRVSTMGYADRYDALGIAGIMEECFASLGVKVERGAAVGAAWAALRV; from the coding sequence ATGACCGATACCGCTGCCCGCCCCGGTTTGACCACGGCTGACCTGCCCGCCTATATCCCCCTCAACCGGGAACGCCTGATCGCGCCCGGCCCAGTCGAGGTTGACCCCCGCGTGCTGCTGGAATTGGCCCAGCCCCAGATGCACCACCGGGCAGCGGCGGGCATCGAAAAACTGATGGAAGCCCGCGCCAAGCTGACCCAACTGCTGGGCGATCCCTACGACGCCGTGATCACCACCAGCAGCGGCACCGGAGCCTTCGAGGGCGCTTTGGTCAGTCTGGTGCCGGAAGGGGCCAAAGTCGTGAACGCGCAGGCCGGAAAATTCAGCGAACGCTGGGGCGAAATGGCTGGGCGGCTGGGGTACGACGCGCAGATCGTGGGAAAGCCTTGGGGCGAAGTTCTCGATCCAGAGGAAGTGGCCGACGCCGCCAAAGATGCCCACACGCTGCTGATCACCCACAGCGAAACCAGCACCGGGGCGCTGCACGATCTGGCGGCCATTTCGCAGGCGGCCCGCGCGGGGAACCCTGACCTGATCATCATCGCCGACTGCATCACCAGCTACGGCGTGGCCGAGTTGCGCCCGGCAGCGTGGGGCGTAGACGTGATCGTGTCGGGCAGCCAGAAGGGAACGGCCACGCCCCCCGGCCTCGGCTTCGTGCTGTTTTCCCCTGAAGTCCAGACCCGCCTGATCAAGAACACGCCGCGTGGGTTTTACCTCGATATGCACCGCGAATTGACCGGGCAAAAGGCGGGCAGCACGCCCCAGACGCCCGCCATCAACCTTATTTATGCGCTTTCGCTGTCGCTGGAGCGCTTGCTGTGCGTACCATTGGACGTGCTGTGGGCCGAAAAACGCCGCCAAGCCGACGCCCTGATCGCTGCCGGAACCGCGCTGGGTGCGCCTGCTTGGGCTGCCCGCACCAGCCCCGCCGTTGCTGTTCTGACCCCGCCCGCCGGAATCACGGGCCGCCAAGTCTCCGCCCGCTTGGCCGAAATGGGGCAACGCGCTCTGCCCGGTCAGGCTCCGCACGAAGACACCGTGTTCCGGGTGTCCACGATGGGCTACGCAGACCGCTACGACGCGCTGGGCATTGCCGGAATAATGGAAGAATGCTTTGCCAGCTTAGGTGTCAAGGTGGAGCGCGGCGCAGCGGTGGGGGCGGCTTGGGCGGCACTGCGGGTTTAA
- the rpmG gene encoding 50S ribosomal protein L33: protein MAKDGPRIIVKMESTAGTGFYYTTTKNRRTTQTKLELRKYDPVAKKHVVFKEKKV from the coding sequence ATGGCGAAAGACGGCCCCCGTATTATCGTGAAGATGGAAAGCACCGCTGGAACAGGCTTTTACTACACGACCACCAAGAACCGCCGCACCACGCAGACCAAACTGGAACTGCGTAAGTACGACCCCGTTGCCAAAAAGCACGTCGTCTTCAAGGAGAAGAAAGTCTGA
- the secE gene encoding preprotein translocase subunit SecE produces the protein MNLIQYFRDARAELSRVTWPTRQQVLEGTQAVLIFVVALTLIVFFMDRVFGFAVRALLP, from the coding sequence ATGAACTTGATTCAGTACTTCCGGGACGCCCGCGCGGAATTGTCCCGCGTGACGTGGCCCACCCGCCAGCAAGTGCTGGAAGGCACGCAGGCCGTGCTGATCTTCGTCGTGGCACTCACCCTGATCGTGTTTTTCATGGATCGCGTGTTCGGCTTTGCCGTTCGTGCGCTCCTCCCATAA
- the nusG gene encoding transcription termination/antitermination protein NusG: MSIEWYAVHTYVGQEDRVQDQLMDRAKKLGMYYTKIFQVLQPSEEAVELREGGKKETVKRKLFPGYVFVQMDVEDDDAPGELGESWEVVRGTNGVTGFVGTATRPVPLSHDEVQRLLASVGVAAQPVVEEAPRIKVSLKPGDMVRVTGGPFADFSGIISEVNAPQAKVKVLVSIFGRETPVELDFAQVSK; this comes from the coding sequence ATGAGTATTGAATGGTACGCCGTGCATACCTACGTGGGTCAGGAAGACCGCGTGCAAGACCAGCTGATGGATCGGGCCAAAAAGCTGGGCATGTACTACACCAAGATTTTTCAGGTGTTGCAACCCAGTGAGGAAGCCGTAGAACTGCGCGAAGGCGGCAAGAAAGAAACCGTCAAGCGCAAGCTGTTTCCGGGCTATGTGTTCGTGCAGATGGATGTAGAAGACGATGACGCACCCGGCGAACTGGGCGAGTCTTGGGAAGTGGTGCGCGGCACCAACGGCGTGACCGGGTTCGTCGGTACCGCCACGCGCCCCGTGCCCCTGTCCCACGATGAGGTTCAGCGCCTGTTGGCCTCGGTAGGCGTGGCTGCTCAGCCCGTCGTCGAAGAAGCCCCGCGCATCAAGGTCAGCCTCAAACCCGGCGATATGGTTCGGGTCACGGGCGGCCCTTTTGCCGACTTCAGCGGCATCATCAGTGAAGTCAATGCTCCGCAGGCCAAGGTCAAGGTGCTCGTCAGCATCTTTGGCCGCGAAACGCCTGTCGAACTCGATTTCGCGCAGGTCAGTAAGTAA
- the rplK gene encoding 50S ribosomal protein L11 has protein sequence MKKITGMVKLQLPAGKATPAPPVGPALGQYGANIMEFTKAFNAMTADKGDAIIPVEITIYADRSFTFITKTPPMSYLIRKAAGLSKGSPTPNKAKVGKLNWDQVLEIAKTKMPDLNAGSIEAAAYTVAGTARSMGVTIEGAPNA, from the coding sequence ATGAAGAAAATTACCGGAATGGTGAAACTCCAACTCCCGGCAGGTAAGGCGACACCCGCCCCGCCCGTCGGCCCCGCGCTCGGTCAGTACGGCGCGAACATCATGGAATTTACGAAGGCGTTCAATGCGATGACCGCCGACAAGGGTGACGCGATCATCCCCGTCGAGATCACGATCTACGCAGACCGCTCCTTCACGTTCATCACCAAGACCCCCCCCATGAGCTACCTGATCCGCAAGGCCGCAGGGCTCTCCAAGGGCAGCCCGACCCCCAACAAAGCCAAAGTCGGCAAACTGAACTGGGATCAGGTGCTGGAAATCGCCAAAACCAAGATGCCCGACCTGAACGCAGGCAGCATCGAGGCCGCCGCGTACACCGTGGCAGGCACGGCACGCTCTATGGGCGTGACCATCGAGGGGGCCCCGAATGCCTAA
- the rplA gene encoding 50S ribosomal protein L1, with amino-acid sequence MPKHGKRYRALTEKVDRNKQYTIDEAAALVKDIATAKFDETVEIHFRLGIDPRKSDQNVRGTVALPHGTGRTVRVAVITKGENVALAEAAGADVVGSEDLIERIAGGFMEFDSVVATPDMMAQVGQKLARLLGPRGLLPNPKSGTVGPDVTGMVRGLKAGRIEFRNDKTGVVHAPIGKASFDPANLTANYAALIQAVEAAKPSSAKGVFVRSAFLTSTMGPSIPLSLTTA; translated from the coding sequence ATGCCTAAGCACGGTAAGCGGTACCGCGCGTTGACCGAAAAGGTTGACCGCAACAAGCAGTACACCATCGACGAAGCTGCCGCACTGGTCAAGGACATCGCCACCGCGAAGTTCGACGAAACCGTGGAAATCCACTTCCGCCTCGGCATTGATCCCCGCAAGAGCGATCAGAACGTGCGCGGAACGGTTGCCCTGCCTCACGGTACGGGCCGCACAGTGCGCGTGGCCGTGATCACCAAGGGTGAAAACGTGGCGTTGGCCGAAGCCGCTGGCGCAGATGTCGTCGGCAGCGAAGACCTGATCGAGCGCATCGCGGGCGGCTTTATGGAGTTCGACTCCGTTGTTGCCACGCCTGACATGATGGCCCAAGTCGGCCAGAAGCTCGCGCGGTTGCTGGGGCCCCGTGGCCTCTTGCCCAACCCCAAGAGCGGCACCGTCGGCCCCGACGTCACGGGCATGGTGCGCGGTCTGAAAGCCGGACGCATCGAGTTCCGCAACGACAAGACGGGCGTGGTTCACGCGCCTATCGGCAAGGCCAGCTTCGATCCGGCCAACCTGACGGCCAACTATGCAGCCCTAATTCAGGCCGTTGAAGCCGCCAAGCCCAGCAGTGCGAAAGGCGTCTTCGTTCGGAGCGCCTTCCTGACCAGCACGATGGGGCCGAGCATTCCCCTGTCGCTCACCACGGCGTAA
- the rplJ gene encoding 50S ribosomal protein L10, which yields MANEKNQQNLSSLRGSLSGVDTFYVVDYQGLTAGQLSKLRKDIREKGGQLIVAKNTLINIALQDGGRDFADALKGPSALVLAHEDPAGVAKTLSDAAKANDKGIPAMKGGLVEGNRVDVKVIERLASLGSKQSLQSEFVGVLSSHLSSFVGILEAYKAKLEEGAPADSSADAVVAEASAPADDSAPEASV from the coding sequence GTGGCGAACGAAAAAAACCAGCAGAACCTCAGCAGCCTTCGGGGCAGCCTTTCGGGCGTCGACACGTTTTACGTCGTCGATTACCAAGGCCTGACCGCAGGGCAACTGAGCAAACTGCGTAAAGACATCCGCGAAAAGGGTGGGCAGCTCATCGTTGCCAAGAACACCCTGATCAACATCGCCCTTCAGGATGGTGGCCGTGACTTTGCCGACGCCCTGAAAGGCCCCAGTGCCCTCGTTCTGGCCCATGAAGACCCCGCTGGCGTCGCCAAGACCCTCAGCGACGCCGCCAAAGCCAACGACAAAGGCATTCCCGCCATGAAAGGCGGCCTCGTGGAAGGCAACCGCGTCGATGTGAAAGTCATCGAGCGCCTTGCCAGCCTCGGCAGCAAGCAGAGCCTTCAGTCCGAGTTCGTGGGTGTGCTGTCCAGCCACCTGTCGAGCTTCGTCGGAATTCTGGAAGCTTACAAAGCCAAGCTCGAAGAGGGCGCTCCTGCGGACAGCAGTGCAGATGCAGTTGTTGCCGAAGCCAGCGCCCCAGCAGACGACAGCGCGCCCGAAGCCAGCGTCTAA
- the rplL gene encoding 50S ribosomal protein L7/L12: MAYDKQALIDQLGTLTIMELADLIDGLKETWGVTAAVASGPATGPVAVVEEKTEFDVILIDAGSSKINVIKEIRAITGLGLKEAKDMSEKGGALKEGLPKEEAEKIKAQLEAAGARVELK, from the coding sequence ATGGCATACGACAAACAGGCACTTATCGACCAACTGGGCACCCTCACCATCATGGAACTCGCTGACCTGATCGACGGCCTGAAGGAAACTTGGGGCGTTACCGCAGCTGTGGCTTCTGGCCCCGCCACTGGCCCCGTCGCCGTCGTTGAAGAGAAGACCGAATTCGACGTCATCCTAATCGACGCCGGTTCCAGCAAGATCAACGTCATTAAGGAAATCCGCGCCATCACGGGCCTCGGCCTGAAGGAAGCGAAGGACATGAGCGAGAAGGGCGGCGCACTGAAGGAAGGCCTGCCCAAGGAAGAAGCTGAGAAGATCAAGGCCCAGCTCGAAGCAGCTGGCGCACGCGTCGAACTCAAGTAA
- a CDS encoding cold-shock protein, translating to MATGKVKWFNAEKGFGFIETPGSPDVFAHFSAIQSSGFKKLNEGDEVEFEVEEGQRGKGPQAKNIVVTKAAPAPAFSDRPRRDDRW from the coding sequence ATGGCTACAGGTAAAGTGAAATGGTTTAACGCAGAGAAAGGCTTTGGCTTCATCGAAACACCCGGCAGCCCCGACGTGTTCGCGCACTTCAGCGCCATCCAGAGCAGCGGCTTTAAAAAGCTGAACGAAGGCGACGAAGTGGAATTTGAAGTCGAAGAGGGCCAGCGCGGCAAAGGCCCCCAGGCCAAGAACATCGTAGTGACGAAGGCTGCCCCCGCACCTGCGTTCAGCGATCGTCCTCGCCGCGACGACCGCTGGTAA
- a CDS encoding tetratricopeptide repeat protein yields the protein MNVGSIFNQAPWLFTLFYALNILFLIHAIATRRGVIWIAVLGFSLFVGGFLGPLIYFFLEFLPTLRGSRRAATNVLQSGLEAIKPLDTRIREAQEELAESDTLAHRADLAGLLARAGRNDEAQATLNPLLAGIYADDPVVLLTSAELDLARGNPADAEARLTRVDLRTSAATRTRTLTLLAQAQEKQGKVAEADATYQQAMTAATTEEPRARYAAFLVTQGRREEAAQVLEALAKTERRATNLYKRQEREWFALAAELRRNLK from the coding sequence ATGAATGTCGGTTCCATCTTCAACCAAGCGCCGTGGCTGTTTACCCTGTTCTACGCGCTCAATATCCTGTTTCTGATCCATGCCATCGCCACCCGGCGCGGCGTGATCTGGATAGCCGTCTTGGGGTTCAGCCTGTTCGTCGGTGGATTTTTGGGGCCACTGATCTACTTTTTCTTGGAGTTTTTGCCGACGTTGCGTGGCAGTCGGCGGGCGGCTACCAACGTGCTGCAAAGCGGCCTAGAGGCCATCAAGCCGCTGGATACCCGCATTCGGGAGGCGCAGGAAGAACTTGCAGAAAGCGATACGCTGGCCCACCGCGCCGATTTGGCCGGGTTGCTGGCCCGTGCAGGCCGCAACGACGAAGCGCAGGCTACGCTCAATCCGCTGCTGGCGGGCATCTATGCCGATGATCCGGTGGTGCTGCTGACCAGCGCCGAATTGGATTTGGCACGCGGCAACCCCGCCGACGCCGAAGCCCGCCTGACCCGCGTAGACCTCCGAACCAGTGCCGCCACCCGCACGCGCACGCTGACGTTGCTGGCCCAAGCGCAGGAGAAACAAGGCAAAGTGGCCGAAGCCGATGCCACCTACCAACAGGCCATGACCGCCGCCACCACCGAGGAACCCCGCGCCCGCTACGCCGCTTTTTTGGTCACTCAAGGCCGCCGCGAGGAAGCCGCGCAAGTGCTGGAAGCCCTCGCCAAAACAGAACGCCGCGCCACCAATCTGTATAAGCGTCAGGAGCGCGAGTGGTTTGCCTTGGCTGCCGAGTTGCGGCGGAACTTGAAGTAG
- the rpoB gene encoding DNA-directed RNA polymerase subunit beta has protein sequence MSFIGKKPRIERFGEITEVIPLPDLTEVQRNSFEAFLQADRAPDARDNVGLQSAFREVFPIDETEKGRSTGLVLDFLEYRLGDVPYTPEECREKDLTYQAPMYAKLQLIHKDSGLIKEDQVFLGDLPLMTADGSFVINGADRVVISQIHRSPGVYFTSSYKGIKKMYTGAIIPMPKRGPWIELESNGGVLEMKVNKRKFPVAMLLRVLGYDDASLKALFTEFDPNLELPEDKSAGMGADEAMLRLFTVLRPGDPPKRDKAIQYLYGLLADPRRYDLGEPGRFKMNTKLGVNRPERTLLTFVDGKFSDAGLVDTIRYLLALQQGLETVKIEEGALEVPVAEDDIDHLGNRRVRTVGELLADQLRVGMGRMARGVRERMLLGNPDAATPTKLVNNRPIVAAMREFFGRSQLSQFKDQTNPLSDLRHKRRISALGPGGLTRERAGFDVRDVHRTHYGRICPIETPEGANIGLISSLSSYAKVNSLGFIQAPYRKVNHGVVSDEVIYMTADIEDRYVIAQANTALNTDGTFAEERVLARKKGDPTYYEHEDVDFMDVSPKQIVSINTSLIPFLEHDDANRALMGSNMQSQAVPLVRADSPAVGTGVETRVVTDSGTSVVSDVTGRVSYVDARVIQVTLSEDSAEAGMVKGNVRTFELVRFTRSNQGTNLDQHPIVDTGDEVKAGQVIADGPASDLGRLALGQNITIAIMPFDGFNFEDAICINEGLIRKDFYTSVHIEKDEIEARDTKLGPEKITRDIPGLSEAALRDLDEDGIVRVGAEVKPGDILVGKTSFKGESEPTPEERLLRSIFGEKAREVKDTSLRVQSGQGGIVVKTVRFRRGDEGVDLKPGVREMVRVYVAQKRQLQVGDKVANRHGNKGVVSKILPPEDMPYLEDGTPVDLVFNPLGVPSRMNLGQILETHLGEVARLTGQKFETPVFDSVTEATIKEMLEVAAAERLQVRKDEGFELDSREQKVLDRAGKTGVINSPNGDYDGAQMQLARTGKSVLYDGRSGEAISGPVVVGTMYVMKLYHMVEDKLHARSTGPYSLITQQPLGGKAQFGGQRFGEMEVWALEAYGAAHTLQEMLTIKSDDIDGRDAAYQSIVKGEEVSGSTIPESFKVLVKELHSLGLDVEVLDSYDKNVDIFEGMMPKR, from the coding sequence ATGAGTTTTATTGGTAAGAAGCCCCGCATCGAACGCTTTGGTGAAATCACCGAAGTGATCCCGCTTCCTGATCTCACCGAAGTGCAGAGGAACTCTTTTGAGGCGTTCCTGCAAGCAGACCGCGCACCGGACGCCCGCGACAACGTGGGCCTGCAAAGTGCGTTCCGCGAAGTGTTCCCCATCGACGAAACCGAAAAAGGCCGCAGCACGGGCCTCGTTCTCGATTTCTTGGAATACCGCCTCGGAGACGTGCCCTACACGCCCGAAGAGTGCCGCGAAAAAGATTTGACCTATCAGGCCCCGATGTACGCCAAGCTGCAACTGATCCACAAAGACAGCGGCCTGATCAAAGAAGACCAAGTCTTCCTCGGCGACCTGCCCCTGATGACCGCCGACGGCTCGTTCGTCATCAACGGCGCAGACCGCGTGGTCATTTCGCAGATTCACCGCAGCCCCGGCGTGTACTTCACCAGCTCCTACAAGGGCATCAAGAAGATGTACACGGGCGCGATCATTCCGATGCCCAAGCGCGGCCCCTGGATCGAACTCGAATCCAACGGCGGCGTGCTGGAAATGAAGGTCAACAAGCGCAAATTCCCCGTTGCCATGCTGCTGCGGGTGCTGGGCTACGACGACGCCAGCCTGAAGGCGCTGTTTACCGAATTTGACCCCAACTTGGAACTGCCCGAAGACAAGAGCGCGGGCATGGGGGCCGACGAGGCCATGCTGCGCCTGTTTACCGTGCTGCGTCCCGGCGATCCACCGAAGCGCGACAAGGCGATTCAGTACCTCTACGGCCTCTTGGCCGACCCCCGCCGCTACGATTTGGGCGAGCCGGGCCGCTTCAAGATGAACACCAAGCTGGGCGTCAACCGTCCCGAGCGCACCTTGCTGACCTTCGTGGACGGCAAGTTCAGCGACGCTGGGCTGGTAGACACCATCCGTTATCTGCTGGCGCTTCAGCAGGGCCTAGAGACCGTCAAGATCGAAGAAGGCGCGCTGGAAGTGCCTGTGGCCGAAGACGACATCGATCACCTCGGCAACCGCCGGGTGCGGACGGTGGGCGAACTGCTGGCCGACCAACTGCGCGTGGGCATGGGCCGCATGGCGCGTGGTGTGCGCGAGCGGATGCTGCTCGGCAACCCCGACGCCGCGACTCCCACCAAGCTGGTCAACAACCGTCCCATCGTGGCCGCCATGCGCGAGTTCTTTGGACGCAGCCAGCTGAGCCAGTTTAAGGATCAGACCAACCCGCTGTCCGATTTGCGCCACAAGCGCCGAATCTCCGCACTGGGGCCAGGCGGGTTGACCCGTGAACGCGCAGGCTTCGACGTCCGCGACGTTCACCGCACGCACTACGGGCGCATCTGCCCCATCGAAACGCCGGAAGGCGCGAACATCGGTCTGATCTCCTCGCTGTCCAGCTACGCCAAAGTGAACAGCCTCGGCTTTATTCAGGCTCCTTACCGCAAGGTGAATCACGGCGTCGTCAGCGACGAAGTGATCTACATGACAGCCGACATCGAAGACCGCTACGTGATCGCGCAGGCCAACACCGCGCTGAATACCGACGGCACCTTTGCAGAAGAGCGTGTGCTGGCGCGTAAGAAAGGCGACCCGACCTACTACGAGCATGAAGACGTCGATTTCATGGACGTTTCGCCCAAGCAGATCGTGTCCATCAACACCTCGCTTATTCCGTTCCTAGAGCACGATGACGCCAACCGCGCCCTCATGGGATCGAACATGCAGTCTCAGGCCGTGCCGCTGGTGCGTGCCGACAGCCCCGCCGTGGGCACAGGCGTGGAAACCCGCGTGGTCACCGACTCCGGAACCAGCGTGGTCAGCGACGTGACGGGCCGCGTGAGCTACGTGGACGCCCGCGTGATTCAGGTCACGCTCAGCGAGGACTCTGCCGAAGCCGGAATGGTCAAGGGCAACGTCCGTACCTTCGAACTCGTGCGCTTTACCCGCTCCAACCAAGGCACCAACCTCGATCAGCACCCCATCGTAGACACGGGCGACGAAGTGAAGGCCGGACAGGTCATCGCTGACGGCCCCGCCTCCGATTTGGGCCGCCTCGCGCTGGGCCAGAACATCACCATCGCCATCATGCCCTTCGACGGCTTCAACTTCGAAGACGCCATCTGCATCAACGAGGGCCTCATTCGCAAGGATTTCTACACCTCGGTTCACATCGAGAAAGACGAAATCGAAGCCCGCGATACCAAGCTGGGGCCAGAGAAGATCACCCGCGACATTCCGGGATTGTCTGAGGCTGCCCTGCGCGACCTCGACGAAGACGGCATCGTGCGCGTGGGTGCCGAAGTCAAACCCGGCGACATTCTGGTGGGCAAGACCTCCTTCAAGGGTGAATCCGAGCCTACCCCCGAAGAACGCCTCCTGCGCTCCATCTTCGGTGAAAAAGCGCGTGAAGTGAAAGACACCTCGTTGCGCGTGCAGTCCGGTCAGGGCGGCATCGTCGTCAAGACCGTGCGCTTCCGCCGGGGCGACGAAGGCGTCGACCTGAAGCCGGGCGTGCGCGAGATGGTGCGCGTGTACGTGGCCCAGAAACGTCAGTTGCAGGTGGGCGACAAGGTGGCCAACCGTCACGGCAACAAGGGTGTGGTCTCCAAGATTCTGCCCCCCGAAGACATGCCCTACCTTGAAGACGGCACCCCCGTCGATCTGGTGTTCAACCCGCTGGGCGTGCCCTCGCGCATGAACCTCGGCCAGATTCTGGAAACCCACCTCGGTGAAGTGGCCCGTCTGACCGGCCAGAAGTTCGAAACGCCCGTATTCGACTCGGTGACCGAAGCGACCATCAAGGAAATGCTGGAAGTGGCCGCCGCCGAACGCCTGCAGGTTCGCAAGGATGAGGGCTTCGAACTCGATTCCCGCGAGCAGAAAGTGCTGGATCGTGCGGGCAAAACCGGCGTCATCAACTCGCCCAACGGCGATTACGACGGCGCACAGATGCAACTGGCCCGCACCGGCAAGAGCGTGCTGTATGACGGACGCAGCGGCGAAGCGATCAGCGGCCCGGTCGTGGTCGGCACCATGTACGTGATGAAGCTGTACCACATGGTGGAAGACAAGTTGCACGCCCGCTCCACTGGCCCTTACAGCCTGATTACCCAGCAACCACTGGGCGGCAAGGCGCAGTTCGGCGGACAGCGCTTCGGGGAAATGGAAGTGTGGGCGCTGGAAGCTTACGGCGCGGCGCACACCCTTCAGGAAATGCTGACCATCAAGTCCGACGACATCGACGGACGCGACGCCGCCTACCAGAGCATCGTGAAGGGCGAAGAAGTGTCGGGCAGCACCATTCCCGAATCCTTCAAAGTGCTGGTCAAAGAACTCCACTCGCTCGGTCTGGACGTCGAAGTGCTCGACTCCTACGACAAGAACGTGGACATCTTTGAAGGCATGATGCCCAAGCGCTGA